Part of the Natrarchaeobius halalkaliphilus genome is shown below.
TTTCGGGTCGTACGGCGAGCGTCGTGATCGACGGCGAGGCCGTCGGCGTGATCGGAGAAGTACATCCGCGCGTGCTCGTCGAACACGACCTCAAGGTCCCCGTCGCCGGCTTCGAGTTCGACCTGGCGGCGCTGTCGTAAGATCTCGGACGAAGCGACCGCCTCGTTTTCGCCGTGGACGCCGTAACGTACCGCGAGCGAACGACGTGAGCGAGCGGGCCGACGACTGACGTGAAGTGACGCTACGCGTCACGGAACGGAAGGAGGAGTGCTTTTAATCGAATTTTTGCCGAGGGTGCGCCTTGGCGCACCCGCAGAGCAAAACTTCGATGGCTAGAATTCGTGTTCGACGTCCTCTCCGTCGGCTTTCTGAATAATGATCTTCCCGTCCCGGACTCGGACGAAGACCTCGTCGCCGATATCCATCCCCGCGACTGCGAGTTCGTCCTCGTGGAGATTGAGGTGGACGTTGTGGTAGTTTCCGTCGTCGTCTTTCGCACCGCTTGGACTCAACTTCTTTTTCCGTACCATCGCGGGATTCTATGACGAACTTCGCCGTAGGATATACTTAAGTGTTTTCTACGAGATACCAGACGGCCGTCCGTGGCAAACGATCATCAGAACCACGCGTGAAACCGTTGGTCTGGGATAGTGCGACTAAATGCCGTAGTCCATGTACTTAAAGATACCGACGCTGTCGGTCGTTTTTCGGGGATATCTTTATGTCAGACCGTGCGCTGGATTGACATGGAGGAAAACCATGGTACGTGAAGACGGTAAGCGAAACTTTGCGCTACGTGAATCGAGCGGTGACGAGTCGAGCGTCTTTTCGGGGAACACTCCCCGACAGGCCGCACTCAAGGCAGCCAGGCGACTCGATCCGGGTTCCAGCGAGGACGACGCGGACCGAGTCGAATTGGAACTTCGCGAGAAGGGGACTGACAAGGTCCACATCTACGACGGCTGGGCGTGGGAGGAGACGGCTCCCGACGACAAGCCGGACTGGATGCCAAGCGAGATCACCGAGGCAAACGTCTCGAAAAAGGGGATCGAACATCTCGAAGAGTGAGAACGGAGGAGCATTTCGCGGTTGACGAGTTCGAAGGGCGAACCGTTCGGTCGAACGTGTGGACGTAGCTCCGGCGTGTTCTGAGACGATTCTCCCGACCGGCGAGCGGAGTGCCAACGCTGCGTTCATCCTCGAAGAGCGGACTGTGCACGCCTCGAGATCCGAACATCCACCCTCGAGAAGTGGCGGCTCGGGTCGATAGGCACCGAGTGGAACGGACCGTCGGTCTCCGCGGTCGCGTCCGTGGACGGAACGAGCCGTCTCGACGAGTCCGATCCGGACGAACCCGAGGGCCTTTTGATCCTCTCTGTACTATGAGACGACAATGGCCGTCATAACGCTCGGACCCGAGGGGACGTATTCACACAGAGCGGCGCGTGCGATCGGTGACGAGATCGAATTCAGCCAATCGGTTACGTCGATCGTCGACGCCGTCGCAACCGGCGAACACGACCGAGGCGTCATCGCGATCGAGAACAGCATCGAAGGAAGCGTCACGGAGAGTCTGGACGCGCTCGCGGAGTACGACGTCGCCGTCGTCCGCGAAATCGTCACCCCGGTCAGACACGCGTTGCTCGCACAGGGTCCGACGTTCGAGACGGTCGCCAGCCACTCGCAGGCGCTCGCCCAGTGTCGAACCTACCTCGAGCGCGAGTACCCCGACGCCGCGCTCGAGGCCGTCGCCAGTACGGCCCAGGGCGTCGACTTCGCTCGCACGGACGCCTCCGTCGCGGGCATCGGCCATCCGGCGAACGCAGACGACGGCGACGAACTCGAGGTACTGGCCGAGGACATCCAGGATCAGGACTCGAATTCGACCCGGTTTTTCGCGATCGCCCCGACGGAGGATCGATCGACCGGCGGCGGAAAGACGTCCCTCGTGGTCTACCCGAACGCGAACTACCCCGGATTGCTGCTCGAGTTACTCGAGCCCTTCGCGGACCAGGATATCAACCTGACTCGGGTCGAGTCGCGTCCGAGCGGACGACGACTGGGCGATTACGTCTTCCACGTCGACTTCGAGGCGGGGCTGTACGAATCGCGGACGAACGAGGCCATCGAGGAACTCGAAGAGCTCGCGGAAAACGGCTGGGTTCGGCGGCTGGGTTCGTACGACACGGAACACGTCGTCGATTGAGACGGTCCGCTGTAACTGTTTACCGGCGCACCCGGAACCCGGTCTCCGGATACGCCGGTACTGACTTACAGCAGACCGTACGAGAGACCGCTTCAGCCGATTTCTGTGTGTCCATCCCGTTCGCGGTTGCACCGGACGCAGGTACAACGGCCCGTACATCCACACTGGAGGACGGAGGTATCACGGCCAGTCACCGCACGTCAGATTCTGAGGCCGGTCTCGGCGGAGACGACCGCTCCGAACCTTTTCCCACGTGGCCCCGGTAGCCGGTGTATGGTACTCGAACCAGGCGAGAACGCGCCGACGGTGACCGCACTCGATCAGGACGGCGAGGACGTCGAACTCGCGTTCGACGCGCCGACAGTGCTGTATTTCTATCCGCGGGACGCCACGCCGGGCTGTGCGACCGAAGCGCGTCAGTTCGATCGCGAACTCGAGGAGTATCGCGACGCCGGCGTCTCCGTTTACGGAGCCTCGACCGACGACGTCGACTCCCACCGGGAGTTCCGTGACGACGAGGGGCTCGACTTCGACCTGCTTGCCGATCCCGACGGCGAGCTCGCGGACGCGTTCGACGTCGACCGAACTCGAGGTGCGACCGAACGGACGACGTTCGTCCTCGCTGACGGCGAAGTCCAGAGCGTCTACGAAGGGGTCGATCCGGACGGCCACGCACGCGAAGTGCTCGAGGACGCACTCGAGGACGGGCTGGTCACGCTGTCCGAGTTGGATTGAGATCTGCCGTGGCCGAACGGGAAGAAACGATCCGTTCTGTCCTCGATCGACGGGCAGAATTTATCTCCTTCGAGGACGTAGTTCCGCTCATGCGAGGAAACCCACTCGACGAACTCGAGGAGATGCTGAACCGGGTCAGCCGACAGGTCGAAGAGGGGATGACCGGTGGCGGACTGCAGGTTCCCGGCTCCGTCCCCGTCGACGTCGCGGACAGGGACGAAGAGTACGTCGTGACGGCCGATCTCCCCGGCTACGAGACCGACGACATGTCGCTGACGCTCTCGGACGGAACGCTCCACCTGGAAGCGACGCGAGCGGACGAGGAGGAGTACGACGGGGGACGCTACCTCCGTCGCGAGCGGACCCGGACGGCGGCGAGCCGACGGATCCGTCTCCCGGAGCCCGTCGAAGAGGGGTCGATCTCGGCCGGCTACGAACAGGGGGTGCTGACCGTCCGCCTGCCGAAAGCCGGCGGCGGTGACGAGTCGAAAGAAATCGACATCGAGTAGGGGCGTCGGCCAGCCCACGTTTCGTTTTCGTCTCCGTCCGATCGAGCGTCTCGGTGTCTCCGGTCGCGGACGCCTACGTCCGAGAAGACCGGCGCGTTACCGGACGGCGACCATCGCTGCCGCCCTCGATCGGCGGCACAATGAGGACCGACAATCGACGGATGGAAAGCTATAGGGCGGCGTCGCGTCCACACACACACAAATGAGCGACGCCGGTTACGACCACGCGCGAGTCGAACGACGCTGGCAGGAGGCGTGGAACGACGCCGAGGTTTATCGAACCGACGACGACGTCGAGGACCCGACGTACGTCCTGGGGATGTATCCGTATCCCTCGGGCAAACTCCACATGGGTCACGTCCGCAACTATACGATCACGGACGCATACGCCCGATATCGTCGGATGCGCGGCGACGACGTTCTTCACCCGATGGGGTGGGACGCGTTCGGTCTGCCGGCGGAAAACGCGGCCAAAGACCGCGATACGAATCCGCGCGACTGGACGATCGACTGCATCGAGACGATGCGCGAGCAGATGCACGCGATGGGCTTTGGCTACGATTGGGACCGCGAGATCACCACCTGTACGCCGGAGTACTACCAGTGGAATCAGTGGCTCTTCTCCCGGTTCCACGACGAGGACCTCGTCGAGCGTCGCGATGCCGACGTCAACTGGTGTCCCGAGTGCGAAACCGTCCTCGCGGACGAACAGGTCGAGGGTGAGGCCGAACTCTGCTGGCGCTGTGACACGCCCGTCGAACAGCGCGAACTCGAGCAGTGGTTCCTGAAGATCACCGAGTACGCCGACGAGTTGCTGGACGCGATCGACGACCTCGAGGGGTGGCCCAACTCGGTGCGACAGATGCAGCGCAACTGGATCGGTCGACAGGAGGGGACCGAACTGGAGTTCTCGGTGGACGGACACGGCACCGTCGAGGCCTTTACGACCCGTGTCGACACCATCCACGGCGCGACGTTCTTCGCGCTCGCGCCGGACCACCCGATCAGCGAGGAACTGGCCGAGGAGGACGACGTCGTTCGCAAGTTCATCGACCACGAGGCCGATCCGGACGGCGACGAGCCAAACGGCGTCGAGACCGGCCTGAGCGCGGCCAATCCCGTCACCGGCGACGAGATCCCGATCTACGTGGCCGACTTCGTCCTCTCGGACGTCGGAACCGGCGCGTTGATGGCTGTCCCCGGCCACGACGAGCGCGACCACGCGTTCGCGACGAAGATGGGCGAGGAGATCGTTCCCGTGATCGCTCCCGAACCCGACGACTGGGACGGCGAGACGGTCCCCGGCGTACCGGACGTCAGCGAGGAGGCGTTCACCGACGACGGCGTGCTCGTCAACTCCGGCGAGTACACCGGTCTCGACAGCGAGGCGGCACGAGCGCGGCTGACCGAGGACGTCGAAAGCGCCGCGTGGGCCACCCAGTATCAGCTTCGCGACTGGGGCATCTCCCGCCAGCGCTACTGGGGCACGCCGATTCCGGTCGTCCGCTGTCACGACGGCTGTGGATCGGTCATCGTCCCCGACGAGGAGCTGCCCGTCGAGCTACCGGAGTTCATCAACACGACCGGCAACCCGTTGGACGCCGCCGAGGAGTGGAAGGAGACGACCTGCCCGGAGTGTGGCGGCGACGCCACCCGCGAGACGGACACGATGGACACCTTCGTCGACTCCTCGTGGTACTTCCTGCGGTACGTCTCGCCGGACCTCGAGGACGCGCCGTTCGACGTCGGGCGAGCGAACGACTGGATGCCCGTCGATCAGTACGTCGGCGGTATCGAACACGCCGTCATGCACCTGCTGTACTCGCGGTTTTTCACGAAGGTGCTCGCCGACCACGAAGGGCTCGAGCACCGCGAGCCGTTTACCAACCTGCTCGCACAGGGAATGGTCCAGCTCGAGGGCGAGAAGATGTCCAAATCGAAGGGGAACGTCGTCTCACCGCAGCGAATCGTCGAGGAGTACGGCGCGGACACCGCTCGGCTGTTCATGATGCAAGCGGCCCAGCCCGAGCGCGACTTCGACTGGAGCGAAGAGGGCGTCCGATCCACGAACGCCTTCCTCGGCCGGCTACACGAACTGGTCGAAACTCTGTTCGAAGCCGATCTCGAGGAGACCGACGATGCGATCGCGAGGTACGTCGAAAGCGAGATCGACGCGACGATCGCGATCGCCGGCGAGGAGTACGACGAACTGCGGTTCAACCGCGCCCTCCGGGAAACCCAGGATCTGGTGCGAACGCTCAGACAGTACGCCGACTACGCGGAGCCAAACGCCGAAACCTTCGAGCGCGGGCTGTCTGCGGTCGTCCGCTTGCTCGCACCGGTCGCACCGCATCTGGCCGAAGAGCTGTACGACGAACTCGGAGACGATGGGTTCGTCGTCGACGCAACGTGGCCGACCGCCGACGTCGATCGGGAGTTCGTCGACAAGCGCCGCACGCTGGTCGAGAACACCCGCGAAGACGTCCGCCAGATCGTCGACGTGGCCGGCATCGATGACCCGCAGGCGATCGACGTGGTCGTCGCTCCCGACTGGAAGTACGACGCCCTGGGGATCGCGATCGCGAGCGAAGCCGACAACCTGATCGGTGAACTCATGCAGGAATCGCATATCCGCGAGCAGGGCGACGTCGCGGCCAGCTACGGACAGGAGCTCCAGGCCGAACGCGAGGCGCTCTCGATGACGCTGGGACCCGACGAGGAGTTCGCGGCGCTCGAATCCGCAGCGTGGCTCGTAGAGCGCGAGTTCGGCGCGCCGGTGACAGTCGTCAGCGCCGACGAGGTCGACGAGAGCGTGCTGAAAAACGCCGAACCCGGACGGCCGGCGATCGAGATCGAGGACTGATCCGGGACCGGGTTTTCGACGCCGTCGGCCATCCAGTAATCCCCAGTGGCCGTCCTCGAGGACGTCAGCGCACCACGACGACCCAGCTGACGATCAGCGCAACGACGGCGATCGGGTGGGCAACGAGGGCTCCGGCCGCTCGTCTCGAGAGATCCACTCCCCGTTCCCGACGCGTGGCGAGGAGTCGACCGGCGAGGTACGAGAGGGTCCCGAGCGGTGTTGCGACGACGAGGACGGCGACGGGACCGAGTGCGAGCAGGATCGGCTCGAAGCCGCCTCTGACTATGTCCCCCGCGACGAGATAGCCCCAGAGACCGGCGAACGGGGCGCTCGCGGCCGCCCAGCTTGCGACCAGACCGTCGTTCAGGTACGCGACCGCGGCGGCACCGACGAGGCCGGCCGGAATCGCGAGCTGCACCGCGAGCCACGCCAAAACCGTCAGTCGGTGGCCCGCCCCGACTGCGACGAGGTCGAGCGCCAGAAACGTCGCGAACGCGAACGCCACGATCCAGACGGCGTACCGGCGTGACGAACCGACGTGGCGGCCAAACAGACGACGAGGCACACCCGTCCGAGCAGCGCCGACGGCACCGTCGCGCTCGAACGCTCCGAGACGATCGGCCACGAAGACGATGAGCGTACCACAGAGAGCCGCCAGAACTGCGGCCACAAGCCAGGGTTCCGGCGCGGTCGGTGCGGTCGTCGCGGTCCCGGCGTCGTCACCGAGCATCCCGACCCGTGCGGGACCGCGAACGATGGCGGCGACGGTCATCGCGAGGAGTCCGACGAACGTGATCGGAGCGAACAGTCGATCGACGGCGTCGGCGAGCCGATCGACGACTCCGGGTTCACCCGCAGCCACGACGACCGCCCGTTTCGACGGCTCGTAGACCGTTACTTCGCGACCGTTCTGACCGTAGCGCGTCTCGACGGCCTCGAGCAGGTCTGCCGACTCGAGCTTGTCGACGTGATAGGAGACGTTTTGAATGCTCGTCTCGAGGTCATCGGCAAGCTCCGATCGAGTGCGCCCCTGCTCGTAACACGCCGCCAGGATGGCGCGAGAGGTCTTGGATCCGAGAGCGTCGAACAGCTTGTCGGCGTCTTCGTCCTCGAGCCCGGCGACGGTCGGCTCGTCGGCGTCGTCGCGAAACCGTCGCACGAGCCGGCCAGCGAGGCGGTCCATACACGGACCGTCGTACTCGAGAACAAAAGGGTATCGGGGACGTCAAATGAGCGTTTGAGCCGTGCCAGCGGTGTCAGTGGAATCGGAGGCGGCTTGGAGCAGCTGTGGCGTTCACCTTTCTGGACCGATGTCCGCGTCCGATCCGCCGTCCACCGAGTCCTGCTCCAGTCCGCCGACGATGGGGAGTACGCCACGGACAGCGACGTAGGGGAGTCTTCACACCGAAGAGCGGAGGGGTCGACGGCCTCGCTGTCAGGATCATCGTCGACGGGGTGAACATCTCAGCGGAACTATTTTCTGAGTGGAATCCTCTACTGAAAGGTATGAGCACGTCGGTCAAAGTGACGGATACCACGAAATCCCGCCTCGAGGAGCTCCAGGCCGAGATTCGTCTCGAGACGGGTCGGAACGTAACGCAACAGGATCTGCTCGAGCGGATCGTGACCAGCAGCTACGAGTCGAAAGACGAGGTGATCGATTCGTTTCGCGACGAGTTCGAGCCGCTGTCGGACGAAGAGATCGACCGGTGGCTGTCCGGAAGTTCCGATTGGGAAGTCGAAACGAGTGAAGAAGAGATCGACGACGTTCTGTACGGCCCATGAGCGTCCTCATCGATACGGGTGTGTTCGTCGCCGCACAGAACGAGCGTGACGAACATCACGACGTGGCGGTGCGAGCATTAACGGCCGGATTCAACGGGGAGTTCGGTGCGTTGTACACGACGGACTACGTGTACGATGAAGCCGTTACGCTCGCGCGTATAAGAACCGGTAGTCATCGCGAAGCGCGTCTCATCGGAGATCGCATCGCGGGTCGCCACTCGTACCCGTCCGGAATCGAACTCCTGTTCGTTCACGACGATCGATTCGAGAAGACGGTACGAACGTTCGAACGGTACGACGACCACGAGCTGAGTTTTACCGACGCGAGTCTCATCGCGGTCGTCAAAAGTGAGGGGCTGGACGCCGTTCTCAGCTTCGACGACGACTTCGACGGGGTCGTCGACCGAATCGATCCGACGACGTCATCGGGTCGATAACTCGAGGCGGCCAGGCGATCGCTGTGTCGGTTTGGGGGATAATCGGAGACGAGTCACAGGTACGCAAGAAACGGCGGACAATGCCGTCTCATACGGTCTACTGTAAGTCGTTACCGGAGCGACCGCGAGCCGTCCTGCGGTCGCTCCGGTAAAAAGTCACAGCAAACCGTCTCAGTCCGCGGCCATCTCGAGGTTCGCCTTCGACTGTGCGCCGATCGCCTCGACGATCAGTTCGGCGATATCGACGACCTCGAGGTCGTCTTCGAAGCCGCCGGTCTTGCGGCCGTCCTCGTACATCGTCATGCACATCGGGCAGGCGACGACGAACTTTTCGACGCTCGAGCCGGCGTCGGTATCCTCGAGGGCCTCGCGGAGCCGTTCCTCGCTCGGTTTCGGCTCTTCTTCGAAGTCCATCCAGAGTCCGCCGCCGCCGCCGCCACAACAGAACGAGTCCGCGCGGTTTCGCGGCATCTCGCGGAGATCACAGCCGGTGGCCTCGATCAGGTCACGCGGGGCCTCGTACTCGTCGTTGTATCGCCCGAGGTGACATGGGTCGTGGTAGGTGACGGTGTACTCGAGTTCGTCGCCCGAAAGCTCGAGTTTGCCCTCCCGTACCAGCTCTTCGACGGCCTGGGTCCAGTGGAGGACGTCGACCTCGCCGTCCTCGTTCCACTGGTCGGTGTACTCGAAGGGCATCATCGGGTCGTCAGCGAACTCCGCGAAGTCGACCTCGGGGTACTCGTTTTCGAACGTGTTGTAGGAGTGGGGATCGGTACAGACGATCGTGTCGAACTCGCAGCTCTCCCAGGTCTCGACGTGGTGGCCCGCGAGTTCGACGTAGAGGAACTCCTCGCCGACGCGGCGAACGTCGTTGCCGTCGTACTTCTCGTCGTCGAAGAGAATGCCGAAGCTGACGTCGGCTTCCTGGAGGATGGTGGCCAGCGACCGTGCGACCCGCTTGTTTCGTTCGTCGTAGCTCGGATAGTCACCGACGTACCAGAGGTAGTCGACCTGCTCTTCGCGGGCGTCCGTGAGGTCGAACTCGAGGTCGTCGGCCCAGTCGGCACGGTTGCGGGGACTGTTGCCGAAGGTGTTGCCGTGTTGCATGACGTTCTGAAAGACGTCCTGCATGGGCGCGGAGACGTCGCCCTGATCGGTCATCTGGCGATTGAGCCGGGTGAACGACTGCAGATGCTCTATCTCGACCGGACAGGCGTCCATGCAGGCCATGCAGGCCATACAGGACTCCATCGTCTCGGTGTCGATCACGCCGCCGCCGTCGGCAACGATCGGCTTCTCTTCGCCGCCGGCCTCGAGATCCTCGCGGTAGGATTTCAGATCGAGGATGACGTCGCGCGGGTCGAGCGGGCGATCGGACGCCTTGGCGGGACAGATCGACGAACAGCGACCGCACTTGGTACAGGCGTCCTGGTCGAGCAGTTCCTTCCAGGTGAAATCGTCGATGGATTCGGCGTTGGTCGCGTCCAGGTCGGCGGGAACGTTCGGCAGCCGCTTGCCGGCCTTCTCATCGCGTGTGATAATGTTCGCGAACGACGAAAGCATGTGGAAGGGCTTGGCGTAGGGAATCCACGCGATGAAGAAGAACGCGAGCAGCGAGTGCGACCACCACGACAGCCAGTGGAGCGTCTCGGCGTTGAACCCGAGGACGGAAACTGCGGTATAGTTCGGATCGGTCGCCGTTCCCGCGACCGTCGGCAGTCCGATCGCCTGGAACACCATCGCGAGGCCGTAGCCGACGAAGCTGACGGCTTCGTGGTCGGGCATCCCGGTCGCGTAGATGCGAAACCCCTCCAGGAGGAAGCCGCCGACGCCCAAGCCGAACAGCGTCCAGATAAAAATGGCATCCTCGTTCGAGGTGTGTCGTCCCCAGAGACGCTCGTTGCGGACCCAGTAACGCCGGTAGATCGCCATCCCGATGCCGACGACGAACAACAGTCCCATCGCGTCGACGATGAACTGGTAGGCGAGATAGAACTCGCCCTCCCAGAACGTCAGGTTCAACAGCAGTTCGGTCCCGTACTGTTCGACGGCGATGATCGCGGTCGCGATCAACAGCGTGAGAAACCCCCAGAGGATGAACGCGTGCATCAACCCGCCGTAGAGATCCCTGTCGAACTGTTTCTCGTTCGAGAGGACGATCGCAGCCCCACGGCTGATCCGGGTCGAAAGATCGTCGAGACGCTGAAACGGGTCGTCGGAACCGGCGGCGTACCGGGCGAACCGACGGTAGACGCCGTAGAGGAAGACGAAAATCGTAATCGCCGCGAGGAGATAGAACACCGCGTATTCGGTGGCACTGATCCCCCAGTACGTCTCCCTCGTCACCTCCGCCTGGGCTATCGCGTTCATGTACAGTCACGGGCAGGGGTGAAACTTAATTCTTGTCACGCCACCTGGAGACCACACCGCTCACGTCATGCGAAAATTATAATCTGCCAGTGAGTTCATAACAGTTGTTCGTGAGCGTCCACCGTCGACAGTCTCTGGCAACAGGCTTAAATAGCCACCCGTCGGGAGTGTCCACCCATGAACGAGAAAACCGAGGAATTGCGGGATATCTTCACTGACGTTACCGACGGCGAAGCGACCGTCACCGAATCGCAGGAGAACACCCGCGGTTCCCTCGAGAAGGACGAGCGGACGGAGGAAGACCGATTGGAAACGGTCGTCAGCCAG
Proteins encoded:
- a CDS encoding non-histone chromosomal MC1 family protein, translated to MVREDGKRNFALRESSGDESSVFSGNTPRQAALKAARRLDPGSSEDDADRVELELREKGTDKVHIYDGWAWEETAPDDKPDWMPSEITEANVSKKGIEHLEE
- the pheA gene encoding prephenate dehydratase, encoding MAVITLGPEGTYSHRAARAIGDEIEFSQSVTSIVDAVATGEHDRGVIAIENSIEGSVTESLDALAEYDVAVVREIVTPVRHALLAQGPTFETVASHSQALAQCRTYLEREYPDAALEAVASTAQGVDFARTDASVAGIGHPANADDGDELEVLAEDIQDQDSNSTRFFAIAPTEDRSTGGGKTSLVVYPNANYPGLLLELLEPFADQDINLTRVESRPSGRRLGDYVFHVDFEAGLYESRTNEAIEELEELAENGWVRRLGSYDTEHVVD
- a CDS encoding peroxiredoxin gives rise to the protein MVLEPGENAPTVTALDQDGEDVELAFDAPTVLYFYPRDATPGCATEARQFDRELEEYRDAGVSVYGASTDDVDSHREFRDDEGLDFDLLADPDGELADAFDVDRTRGATERTTFVLADGEVQSVYEGVDPDGHAREVLEDALEDGLVTLSELD
- a CDS encoding Hsp20/alpha crystallin family protein, yielding MRGNPLDELEEMLNRVSRQVEEGMTGGGLQVPGSVPVDVADRDEEYVVTADLPGYETDDMSLTLSDGTLHLEATRADEEEYDGGRYLRRERTRTAASRRIRLPEPVEEGSISAGYEQGVLTVRLPKAGGGDESKEIDIE
- the leuS gene encoding leucine--tRNA ligase; this encodes MSDAGYDHARVERRWQEAWNDAEVYRTDDDVEDPTYVLGMYPYPSGKLHMGHVRNYTITDAYARYRRMRGDDVLHPMGWDAFGLPAENAAKDRDTNPRDWTIDCIETMREQMHAMGFGYDWDREITTCTPEYYQWNQWLFSRFHDEDLVERRDADVNWCPECETVLADEQVEGEAELCWRCDTPVEQRELEQWFLKITEYADELLDAIDDLEGWPNSVRQMQRNWIGRQEGTELEFSVDGHGTVEAFTTRVDTIHGATFFALAPDHPISEELAEEDDVVRKFIDHEADPDGDEPNGVETGLSAANPVTGDEIPIYVADFVLSDVGTGALMAVPGHDERDHAFATKMGEEIVPVIAPEPDDWDGETVPGVPDVSEEAFTDDGVLVNSGEYTGLDSEAARARLTEDVESAAWATQYQLRDWGISRQRYWGTPIPVVRCHDGCGSVIVPDEELPVELPEFINTTGNPLDAAEEWKETTCPECGGDATRETDTMDTFVDSSWYFLRYVSPDLEDAPFDVGRANDWMPVDQYVGGIEHAVMHLLYSRFFTKVLADHEGLEHREPFTNLLAQGMVQLEGEKMSKSKGNVVSPQRIVEEYGADTARLFMMQAAQPERDFDWSEEGVRSTNAFLGRLHELVETLFEADLEETDDAIARYVESEIDATIAIAGEEYDELRFNRALRETQDLVRTLRQYADYAEPNAETFERGLSAVVRLLAPVAPHLAEELYDELGDDGFVVDATWPTADVDREFVDKRRTLVENTREDVRQIVDVAGIDDPQAIDVVVAPDWKYDALGIAIASEADNLIGELMQESHIREQGDVAASYGQELQAEREALSMTLGPDEEFAALESAAWLVEREFGAPVTVVSADEVDESVLKNAEPGRPAIEIED
- a CDS encoding ArsR/SmtB family transcription factor; translated protein: MDRLAGRLVRRFRDDADEPTVAGLEDEDADKLFDALGSKTSRAILAACYEQGRTRSELADDLETSIQNVSYHVDKLESADLLEAVETRYGQNGREVTVYEPSKRAVVVAAGEPGVVDRLADAVDRLFAPITFVGLLAMTVAAIVRGPARVGMLGDDAGTATTAPTAPEPWLVAAVLAALCGTLIVFVADRLGAFERDGAVGAARTGVPRRLFGRHVGSSRRYAVWIVAFAFATFLALDLVAVGAGHRLTVLAWLAVQLAIPAGLVGAAAVAYLNDGLVASWAAASAPFAGLWGYLVAGDIVRGGFEPILLALGPVAVLVVATPLGTLSYLAGRLLATRRERGVDLSRRAAGALVAHPIAVVALIVSWVVVVR
- a CDS encoding type II toxin-antitoxin system VapC family toxin; translation: MSVLIDTGVFVAAQNERDEHHDVAVRALTAGFNGEFGALYTTDYVYDEAVTLARIRTGSHREARLIGDRIAGRHSYPSGIELLFVHDDRFEKTVRTFERYDDHELSFTDASLIAVVKSEGLDAVLSFDDDFDGVVDRIDPTTSSGR
- a CDS encoding heterodisulfide reductase-related iron-sulfur binding cluster, encoding MNAIAQAEVTRETYWGISATEYAVFYLLAAITIFVFLYGVYRRFARYAAGSDDPFQRLDDLSTRISRGAAIVLSNEKQFDRDLYGGLMHAFILWGFLTLLIATAIIAVEQYGTELLLNLTFWEGEFYLAYQFIVDAMGLLFVVGIGMAIYRRYWVRNERLWGRHTSNEDAIFIWTLFGLGVGGFLLEGFRIYATGMPDHEAVSFVGYGLAMVFQAIGLPTVAGTATDPNYTAVSVLGFNAETLHWLSWWSHSLLAFFFIAWIPYAKPFHMLSSFANIITRDEKAGKRLPNVPADLDATNAESIDDFTWKELLDQDACTKCGRCSSICPAKASDRPLDPRDVILDLKSYREDLEAGGEEKPIVADGGGVIDTETMESCMACMACMDACPVEIEHLQSFTRLNRQMTDQGDVSAPMQDVFQNVMQHGNTFGNSPRNRADWADDLEFDLTDAREEQVDYLWYVGDYPSYDERNKRVARSLATILQEADVSFGILFDDEKYDGNDVRRVGEEFLYVELAGHHVETWESCEFDTIVCTDPHSYNTFENEYPEVDFAEFADDPMMPFEYTDQWNEDGEVDVLHWTQAVEELVREGKLELSGDELEYTVTYHDPCHLGRYNDEYEAPRDLIEATGCDLREMPRNRADSFCCGGGGGGLWMDFEEEPKPSEERLREALEDTDAGSSVEKFVVACPMCMTMYEDGRKTGGFEDDLEVVDIAELIVEAIGAQSKANLEMAAD